The Blattabacterium sp. (Cryptocercus kyebangensis) region TAAATCAACTTCTTAAGGCCTATACTTTATTTGAAAGAGATATAGATTATGTAGTACTAGAAGGAAAAGTCAAAATAGTAGACGAACAAACTGGTCGTATAATGGAAGGAAGACGTTATTCAGATGGGATTCATCAAGCTATTGAAGCAAAAGAACATGTAAAAATAGAATCTTCTAGTCAAACTTTTGCAACCATCACTTTACAAAACTATTTTAGAATGTATAAAAAGATATCTGGAATGACCGGAACAGCAGAAACAGAATCTGGAGAATTCTTTCACATTTATAAATTAGATGTTATAGTGATTCCTACACATAGGAAAGTAAAAAGAATGGATTTACAAGATCTTGTTTTTAAAACAAAACGTGAAAAATATAATGCTATTATAGAAAAAATTATTTATTTATCTAAATATGAGAAACGTCCGGTCCTTGTTGGAACAACTTCTGTTGAAGTATCTGAATTTCTTAGTAGAGCTTTAAAATTTAGAAAAATAGAACATAATGTTTTAAATGCAAAACTTCATGATAAAGAAGCAGAAATTATAGAAAAAGCGGGGCTACCTGGATCTGTAACTATAGCTACTAATATGGCTGGTAGAGGAACGGATATAAAAATTTCAAAAGAGGTGGTAAAATATGGAGGATTGTACGTTTTAGGAACTGAAAGACATGATTCTAGAAGAGTGGACAATCAGTTAAGGGGGCGTTCTGGACGTCAAGGCGATCCAGGATGTTCTCAATTTTATGTATCTCTGGAGGATAATTTAATTCGTTTATTTATAGATTCAGAAAGATTATCTAAATTAATGGATCGTTTTGGACATAAAGAAGGTGATATCATCCAACATCCTTTGTTGACGAAATCTATAGAAAGAGCACAAAAAAAAATAGAAGATAACAATTTTAGTATTCGAAAACGTTTGTTAGATTATGATGATGTTATTAATAAACAACGAGAGTTTATTTATAAAAAACGTAGAAATGCTTTGTGTGGAGAAGATCTTAGTTTAGATATTTCTAATATGGTATATGTTTTATTGGATATTATGATATTGTTGAATAAGTCTTTAAATGATTTTAAAAATTTGGAATATGAATTTTTTCAAATTTTTGGTATTGATTTTCCTATAGAAGAAAGTGAATTTTTTTTGTGTAAAGAACGAGATTGTATCAATAAAATACATGATTTGATTATAGATTTTTATGAGAAAAAAAAAGAAAGAATGATGGATCAAGAAATTTATCCTATTGTATCCAATATTTTTGAAAAAAATAGGACAGATTGTAAAATTAAAATAACATTTACAGATGGAGTTACTAATATTAGCTCTGCATATAACTTAAAAGAAAGTTATAAGAATCGTGGGATATCGTTATTATCTATATTTGAAAAAAAAACTATATTGTGTTTTCTAGATGAAAAGTGGAAAGAACATTTACGGGAAATGGATAATTTACGATATTCGGTACAAAATGCCGTTTTTGAACAAAAAGATCCTCTTATAGTTTATAAACAAAATGCTTTTAATTTATTTCAAGAAAGAGTTTATGAAATTAATAGAAAAATTATTTCTTTTTTTCTAAAATCTACTATAATGAAAAATAATATTTTATGTATTCCAAAAAATAATAGAATAATAGATCTTTTTTTTAATGAAAAAAATGGGAAAAAATTGGGGAGAAATAATAGAATTATTATCCGTCATTTAGTTACAGGAGAAACTAGAAATATAAAATTTAAACAGGCAGATTTTTTCTTGGAAAATGGAGAGTGGATCATAGAAGAGGATCCTTTTTAGAAACATCCTATTGTTTTAATTAGAAATAAAACGTATATTTTTTATCATAATTTTATTCTTGGTTTTTTGTTATTTTGGGATAAGTTT contains the following coding sequences:
- the secA gene encoding preprotein translocase subunit SecA, which codes for MSFFGNILKKLLGNKNEKDLQEVRKFLIHIKEEEKKMSSLSDDELRNKTQEFKDTIKSSTKKFYEKEKFFIKKIQEKSCNIFSLEEIQLNKEKIKEECYKVEQKVLMNLLSKAFAVIKETAKRFKEKKQLIVKLTVFDKELSKIKPYVLLKNNMAIWKNRWDACGKSVVWDMVHYDVQLMGGIVLHQGKIAEMATGEGKTFVATLSAYLNALSGRGVHIVTVNNYLSKRDTNWMAPLMEFHGLRVECIDDYPSSNIYMRKKAYKADITYGTNNEFGFDYLRDNMVSSKDELVQRELNYAIIDEIDSVLIDEARTPLVISGPVHSHNDNKEEFYLLKNKVEDILNKQNVEVKNFFYESKNLIKSGDKRLGGFKLFQAYRGLPKKKSLIKFLSEDKNRLILQKIESYYLQDNGREMYKVDKDLYFVIDEKNNTVELTDKGIEFLSKNVEDIGFFVLPDINLEITELEKKSFPKEKEIKEKEKLLNNFTVKLQRIHTINQLLKAYTLFERDIDYVVLEGKVKIVDEQTGRIMEGRRYSDGIHQAIEAKEHVKIESSSQTFATITLQNYFRMYKKISGMTGTAETESGEFFHIYKLDVIVIPTHRKVKRMDLQDLVFKTKREKYNAIIEKIIYLSKYEKRPVLVGTTSVEVSEFLSRALKFRKIEHNVLNAKLHDKEAEIIEKAGLPGSVTIATNMAGRGTDIKISKEVVKYGGLYVLGTERHDSRRVDNQLRGRSGRQGDPGCSQFYVSLEDNLIRLFIDSERLSKLMDRFGHKEGDIIQHPLLTKSIERAQKKIEDNNFSIRKRLLDYDDVINKQREFIYKKRRNALCGEDLSLDISNMVYVLLDIMILLNKSLNDFKNLEYEFFQIFGIDFPIEESEFFLCKERDCINKIHDLIIDFYEKKKERMMDQEIYPIVSNIFEKNRTDCKIKITFTDGVTNISSAYNLKESYKNRGISLLSIFEKKTILCFLDEKWKEHLREMDNLRYSVQNAVFEQKDPLIVYKQNAFNLFQERVYEINRKIISFFLKSTIMKNNILCIPKNNRIIDLFFNEKNGKKLGRNNRIIIRHLVTGETRNIKFKQADFFLENGEWIIEEDPF